In Pseudomonadota bacterium, the sequence GGCCCAGCAGGCCGGCATCAAGGCCGCCCGGCCTGAAATTAGTGCCAAAGAACTTGACCATATTGTCAGGGAAATCTTAGAGCAGGCCGGTTACGGTGAATATTTCAGTCACGGTACCGGCCATGGAGTTGGGCTGGAAATCCATGAAGCGCCATCCATTTCTTCCCGTTCCAGCGATACTTTGGCCGCCAACATGGTATTCACCATTGAACCAGGCTGCTATTTCCCCCATCAATGGGGAATCCGGCTGGAAGATATGATTTATCTTACCAGCCAGGGAAGCCTGATATTGACCACCCTTGACAAACAGCTTGAATCGGCTATTATCGAATAGAATGCTCACCGGAATTGCTGACCGCTGCTGTCTGCATCATCCATAAGCCGTAATCCTGATAGTCGCAACCTAAAGTAACAATAAACCCGTTCAACAACACAGACAGAATGTAAGGAGCAAGAAAACATGTATTCAACCACTGATTTCCGCAAGGGACTGCGCATCGAATTGAGCAATGAACCCTATATTATAGTCGATTTCCAGCATTTTAAGCCCGGCAAAGGCGGTGCTTTTGTTCGTACGAAACTAAAAAATCTGCTCAACGGCAGAGTTGTTGACAAGACCTTCCGTTCCGGTGAAAAAGTCGGCAAACCCGACATTGAAGAAAAGGAAATGCAGTTCCTTTACAAGGATGACGAGTATCATTTCATGGACAACGCCAACTATGAACAAATTGACCTGTCGGCTGAACTTATTGGGGACAGCAAGAACTTTTTGCAGGAAAACACCAACGTCAGCATTCTTTTCTATCAGAACCGACCCATCAATCTGGAATTACCGATTTTTGTCGAACTGGAGGTGGTGGAGGCTGAGCCAGGGCTCAAGGGGGACACTGCCAGTGGAGCCAGCAAACCGGTAACGGTAGATACTGGAGCCAAAATCCAGGTACCCTTGTTTATCGAGGAGGGAGACCGATTAAAAATAGACACCCGCACCGGTGAATATATTGAGCGGGTCAAAATATGATGATGTCTTCGTAAAAAAAAATA encodes:
- the efp gene encoding elongation factor P is translated as MYSTTDFRKGLRIELSNEPYIIVDFQHFKPGKGGAFVRTKLKNLLNGRVVDKTFRSGEKVGKPDIEEKEMQFLYKDDEYHFMDNANYEQIDLSAELIGDSKNFLQENTNVSILFYQNRPINLELPIFVELEVVEAEPGLKGDTASGASKPVTVDTGAKIQVPLFIEEGDRLKIDTRTGEYIERVKI